The sequence GGCGCGACCCCGGCCGCGCGCATTTCGTCGAACACCCTGAGGCCCTCAGCAGCACGCTGTACATCTACCCGTCGGGCCGCAGCTCGCACTGCCGCACCACCGGAGCAGGTCTGCACCGCCGCCCTCCTTCACGGACACCACCGATGGCAGCAATCAGCGGCTCACCATGTCCGAGGTGCGCGAGCACGCGTCGCGGGAGTCAGCGTGGATCGTCGTCCACGGCCAAGTCTACGACTGCACTGAGTACCTCAAGGACCacccgggcggcgccggcggcgccgacagCATCCTCATCAACGCCGGCACCGACTGTACCGAGGAGTTTGACGCCATCCACTCCGATAAGGCCAAGGCGCTCCTCGACGCCTACTGCGTCGGCGAGCTCGTCGGCGCCACTGACACCTCCTCTGCGCACGGCGCGTCCAGCAGCCTCGCCCCTATCCGCGAGGACGGGGCCATCACCAGGGgcgccccgccggcgcccgTGGCGCTGTCCAACCCGCGCGAGAAGGTCCCCTGCCGCCTCGTCGGCAACGAGGAGCTGTCCCGCGGCGCCCGCCTGTTCCGCTTCGCGCTGCCGTCGCTGGACCAGGTGCTCGGCCTCCACGTGGGCAAGCACATTCTGGTGTGCGCGACCATCGACGGGAAGCTGCGCATGCGGGCGTACACGCCGACGAGCACCGTGGACGAGGCCGGCCACTTCGAGCTCCTCGTGAAGGTGTACTTCAAGCACGAGCTCCCGGAGCTCCCCAACGGCAGGCTCATGTCCTAGTACCTGGACTCGCTCCCGATCGGCTCCAACATCGATGTCAGGGCCCCCCTCGGCCACGTCGAGTACACCAGCTGCGGCAGCTTTGTTCCGGCAATCAACCGCGATGATCACTCTGCTCACAGGAGGAAGAACGCACACGAACACGCTGGGAAAACAGAGGATTTTGTGCGGCTCAAATCAGCTCCGCGTTTTCTCTGTTTATATAAGCAAAAGAACTCTGATTTACAGGCCACGATCTGCACGATCAGGCACAACGCACAACCCGCCATGATCTCCACCTGCTGCGCCATCCCACAGGTCAATCATGGCGTGAAGTTCGGGACTCCACTCGCCCGGCTGAAGCGCGCACGGCGAGAGGTGGACGCGCTCTGCTTCAATTGAAAACAGAGCTCTCAACACTAagactgaaactctgaaaacGCACACTAACTCTGTAAACTAAAGCtaagtctgaactctgaagctgAACTGAAACTTGAGCTGAAACCGTGCATGCGGACACCTGAATTAACCATCAAGCTTCACGGTCGACGGCGAGCCCCGTAAGGCGAGCCGCCTCACGATGGTCGCCGGCGGGAGCGGGATCACACCGCTGTACCAGGTGATCCAGGCGGTGCTGCGCGACCAGCCGGAGGACCGGACGGAGATGCACCTTGTCTACGCCAACCGGACGGAGGACGACATCCTCCTGCGTGGCGAGCTCGATCGGTGGGCGGCGGAGCACCCGGACAGGTTCAAGGTGTGGTACGTGGTCAGCCGGGTGAAGCGGCCGGACAACGGGTGGAAGTACGGCGTCGGGTTCGTCACGGAGGCCGTCCTGCGGGAGCACCTGCCAgagggcggcgacgacgacacgCGGCGAGAAcaggggaggtggcgcggcgggaGGGCCGGGCTGGCGCGATGGCCGGGACGGCGCGCCCGGAGGGGTGACGCGGGGAGGGGAGCGGCGAGAGGCAAGagcagggcggcgcggccggagggGTGACGCCGGGAGGGGAGCGGCGAGAGGCGAGagcagggcggcgcggccggagggGTGGCGCCGGGAGGCGAGCGGCGAGAGGGGAGAGCAGGGCGGCGCGGTcagaggggcggcgcgggggaggggAGCAGCGAGAGGCGAGAGCAGGGAGGCGCTgccggaggggcggcgcggggaggggagcGGCGACAGGCGAGggcagggcggcgcggccggaggagcggcgcggggagggTTGCGCGGCCTGGGCTGCACGGcgagagcacggcggcgcggggaggggagcGGCGACCGGCGAGAACAGGGGAGGCTGGTTCCATTTGGAACGCGGATTGGGAAAGTGGCTCCTGTTGGCTAGGCCCCACCTGTAAGACACGGCAGGACAGACGGAGACGGCGTGGAAGGGTATTTCCGATGGGAGTTCGCGCGGTGAGGGGTAAAACTGAGCACGTCTGTGAACTAAGGGTAGAACTGAGTAAGAGAACTCAACTAAGGGTACGGTTGTAAAAATCCCAACTTTTATCACTCATTGGCAAACCCAAGTAAGACATCAGTAGAGAACCCAGCTTACAATTCAGTATCTTGGCAATTCTGGTCTGTTCCCTCTCATCGACCCCAAAGGTGACTACTTCGCTTTTATGATAATTTATTTTGAGCTCCACCGTTAGTTGTTTAGTCCGTTGCACCCGATTCTGATTTGCACCGTCGATCTGCTTGGAAGcttggcgcccatgtggaaggcATCGTCCTGCCATACTATGTTTTGGGCCGTCCGCAGACCCACGGTGAAGAATCAGTTTCCGTCGAGTACCCCCTCCTCCGCACCGCCGGAGCCCGAGCCTAGAATCCATCTCCCCATCACGCAGCCCCGTCGTCCTCTCCCTCCACTCCGACTCCTGCGCCGCGCACCGCAAGCCACGCGCCATTGCGTGGTCGTGGCCCCGCACTCTGTCCTCAGCTCCACCGCCTCCGAGAAGTAAGGCCGCCGCACCGCTGCCATCCCTGCCGAGCTGAGAAGGCCGCCACCATCTTGCCCGTGCGTGTCCTGAGCCCATACGCTGCGTACTAGCGGATGCTCGCGTACCCGCAGATCCACTACATCTACTGCAGCCACCCATTATACACGGACGCATCCCTCGTTGCGAGCTTGCAATGTGCAGGAGAAATTTTAATAGTTGACACTTAATTCGAGTGCCTCACTATTTTTAACATCCATTCGACTGACTTTTAAAATTTGACATAGAACCCACGAATTTCTTCAATCGTGGGGTTTCCCTccattttccatcttttccttttccttttcctttccctttccctttcttATTTCTTATTTCTCATGTCAGTGGACAGATTTGCTCCTGACCTtatcccccctttttttttttttgcttccgtTAATACCAACATGCCAGACCCAGTTCtcacccccccctctctctctagaATAGGAAGCTCAACAAACAGTGACGGCGGCGGAAAAGGACGAGCGGCACGCGGCTTTGAGCAATAGCGCTGGCGATGGAAAGGCAGCAGCAATGGCGATGACCCGCCCCGCCGAGCACTGACCCACCCCCACAAACCCACCCACTGCGCGTGATGAACTTGACCTTTGACGGCTCAAGCGCGCACCATGGCTGGTACTGCAAGTTCATCGAGATCATTGTTGTCGAGCTGCACCAGGACTGCGCCAGGGTCGAGTTCTGCGTCAAGCAGTGGCTTGCCACGGACGCGTTGCCGTACCAGCTCTACGCCGAGCGCAGTGGAGGAGTGATGATATGCGTGGTGTCTCGGGGCCGGACGCTGCTGAGGCCCACCGAGCGCCATTGTGTTGAAGGAAAAGATGAAAAATGAAGGGAAACACCTGTAGAAGAAATTAGTGTTAGATGACAAATTGGATGTTAAAAACAGTGATACGTTAGAATTGAGTGTTAAATATCAAAATTTATTGAGGTGCCGCAATTCCCCGCTTCACATAGTGAGCCGAGGATTTGAGGTTTGGGTATTCAACAATTTCAAAGGTTCAAAAAAATTTTGGCTGCCGCTATGCACTTAAGGGCCGCTCGTGTCTCTTCGCGAGCAGCCGTCGCCCGCCGTGCCGCTAtggttcgccgccgccgaccgaaAGCAGAAAGGAAGCAGCCACACAGGAAGGGGGCAGTGGAATCGGGATAGTTGGTGAAACAGACCGGGTTCCCAAAAGGCGAACCCGTCTTGCTGTattgtcgtgatagtccctggatcagtagctatcacatacagaactcatttcaatcgaATACCATAGACATAACTCACGTTTACAACATCACATGGGTTtgtttattacataatccaagGGATTGTCATATGAATCTCAGaatacaagccccttgggctaaaagaaaacaaacagaaagcgAAAATGATATCTAGTCTTCTGGACAAACTTCATCTTCACGAATCTTCTCGATCCTTCTCCACAGATAGCTCGGAGTGTTGCTCGGGCCATCCCTCACATCTTCTTCCATTGTCGTCCTGTCGACTCCTTctctcggatcctgcatctatcagTCTAtcccccaaggacgggataggttcacgtcaccatccgtatgcaaacTTTATGTGGATGCAAACGGTATAAGAtaatgccaaggataggctatgttttcctatgcaagcaaaaTATGTACAAGTCACCCAAATCACCTTTCGACACGGGCAgctccggcatcccggactcccggtctcctATCTTCCTCTGCCAAGTATCTCAACCCTGTTTtggtgcgggaactccctctccccgtacccaggggcggagccaggaattcTGAATAGGGGGGAGCCGACTAAACCCGATCAACATAGTATATTGTATATACGAATACGATGAGTATATTTCAACAGATATTCGCTATGTATGTAGACCCAAAGCACATTTAAGTACACAAATGCATAATCCAATTCATaaaaacaatacatgaaaaaaaGGTTTAGCGACACTAACATTTTTCATTTGAGTCGAACTCTGCATGACTTCATGTCCCAGAAGCCGTCAATAAGTGATTCGGTAGTGAACTTTATTGCAATCTCTTTCTCAATGTAGAGTATCAAGCAATCTCTTAGAAAGCCATCTCCCATTTTACTCCGAAGTCTTGTCTTAATCAGTTTCATTGCGGAGAATGCACGCACTGTCGTTGCAGTTGTAACCGGTAGAGTTAGAACAAGCCGAATCAATCTGTCAAGTGAcaacaaaaaataattaatatCTACAAACTGAAATATAGTGACAAAATAGTAAGCAACTAAAAATGAGAATAATAGGTGTTATATAACCTGTCAATCAAATAATAATCATCTGATTTTCCTGTTTCTTTTAGCCGACGGCAAAGATCAGCAATATTTGACAAATTCTGAAACCTTGGATCGGTAGGTACATAAAGCTCATAATGTTGTAACTGATGCCTCAAATTAACCATTTCTTGTTCTGAGAAATAAGCTGGATAGAACTTTGAAGCCAACAAGCACACATCATCAATTTTGAGTGAACTGAACGAATCCTTAGGATCCAAAGAAGCGCACAAAACAAGAAGCTCTGTAGCTTGTTCACTGAACATGGAATTCAACTCATGTAATTGTTGATCCACAGCAACTGTGAAAATGTCATATCTGTAGTGATGCTCAACTGTTAGCTCATTTTGCGCACGTGATCGAATGTAGTCTGCATAAAAGGCATTCAAATCTAGAACTGCAATGTCTTGTTTCTTGCAAAATGATGTCACATCACTAATAAGGCTACTCCAACCGTGATCTCTTAAATTCTGAATCAGCTTTTTAGTAGTGGCAACATCATCCATAGCATTGACAATGTCCTGGGATTTTTGCTCTAACTTTTTGCAGAGGAGGTTTGTGATACCCATAAGTTCTTTCATAACATGCAAAATAAAAACAAAGTCAAACGACATCATTAATTTCACAGCACCAGCAGCCTTTGCTCGTCCAGAAGCTGAAGTCCCTGAACCTCTAGCAGTAGCAATATCTTTCAGTACTAGAAATGTTGGCTTGTAAAGCCTTAAAAGGCTGCAAATTGAGTCAAAGTGAGAGCTCCATCTAGTGTCTCCAGGACGTTGCAGGGTTCCAATTTGATTAGCCCCACTGCCAGTTTCAAGCTCATTAAGCTCAATAAGATGCTCAATTTCAGCAACTTGATTGGCATTGAGGTCATCATTTCTCTTGCTGGAAGACACGACCGTATTGACTACAAGAGCAAGATGTTCAAAGAAATTATGAACATCAGTTACCTCTTTTGATGCAGCAACAAGAGCCAACTGTAGTTGATGAGCAAAACAATGAACATAATATGCGTAAGGACAATCTTCCATAAACTTTGCTTGCAATCCATTCCACTCTCCACGCATGTTACTAGCACCATCATATCCTTGTCCACGAATACTTTTTACATCCAATTTATGGTTAGATAAAACTGAGCATATTTCTTGTTTGAGAGTTGCAGAGTATGTATCTCGAACATGAACAAGCTCAAGAAAACGCTCTCTGACGAAGCCATCTTTATCAACAAAGCGAACTACAATTCCCATTTGTTCTTTTCTTGACTCATCTCTAGATTCATCGACAATCAAGCAAAATTTAGCATCACCGATTTCATCACGAATTGCTGATTGCACATTACTAGCCATAAGATCAAGGATTTCTTTTTGAATATCTGGTGAGGTGTACTTAGCATTCCCTGGAGCATTGGCTAGTACAACTGCCTTGACCTCATCATCATATGAAGCTAGAAGTTTTACCATTTCAAGGAAATTACCTTGGTTATTTGAGGCTGCTGATTCATCATGCTCTCGGAAAGGGCACGCTTGGAATGCTAACCATCTGATTGCGTCGATTGATGCTCTAAGATGCAGTCTGTTCTTTCTAATATCTTCATCTGATTGCTTCTCCATCACATGTACAATATGGCCTGACTAATTCTTTAAATTATCATAACATTGAACAGCATAGTTATGAGCAGAGTTACCATCCTTTCCCTGATGAGTCAAGAAGGCACACTTGTTTGAATCATTAACCTTCTTCCAAGTCCTAAAACCTTTCACTGTAAAAACATCAGATCCTACTTTTCCAACTGGTTTCTTAGAAAATAGAAAGCAAGGAAGGCAGAATGCAGCATCTAATTTAGGCGAATATTCTAACCAAGGGAATGCCTTGAACCAATGAGCTTGAAACCTGCGTTGGTGTTTCTTTGGTCCTGAAAGAGGGTATAGTTTATTCTTGAACTCAAATCGGTATGGACCATGTTTCATGTATGCTCTAATAACTTGATCTTGTTTCTCATGAGGATAATCCGAAATTTTACAATGTTTTCCTGGATCTCATTCTACTAATAAAACACTTGTCTCTTCAGAATTAACCCCAGTAACTGTATGCAGTGACTGACTTGGAgcttcctcctgctcctcctcctcttcttcagtGCCAAACTCAGCGATCCAGGCAGCAACTTCATCTAACTCAGACTCAGAGCATGGATCATCTGAAACATGAACATCTTGTCCTTGTACTACCTCATTCACCTTGTCTTTCTTCTTGAAAAAAAGATTCAATTGTCTTTAGTTTACGTTTATTCATGATTGCCCTAATGCCGTTTACAAATCGATAGCTCAATCAGATTCAAGATATTAGGATTTATAGGATCATAGTATCATACTACTTTAGTAGGAAAATAGAAGTTAAATAAGATAAAAAATACGAAATAATTTCTCACCTAGGAAAATAGACGACATTGTTTATGGCGAGTCCGATTGCCTAGTGCGGCAAATTGGCGCCCTGGCCAACAGGCGACGGCCGCCGGTCGACAGCAACGACAATCGCGAGCACTCCGCTCTGCACTCAGGTCTGCAGGCCGTAGGCGGACATTGGGGAATTGGGGAGGCCGCCAGGCCAGAGGCGAGAGCGATCACGAGATGCAGCAGAGATCGCTGGGAAGGGGAGGCGTCGCGAGTCGCGAGATGCGACAGGGATCGGAAACGTGAAGGGGAGGCGAGACGTCGCTGGGCCCTGGTGCTTGTCGATGGAGAATTGGGAGAGGAAGGGTGATTAGATTGTTAAAAGTCCAAGGCCCAAGTGAGTTTTTCTTTGGCGCATAACATTAGATTAGTGGATTGAATAGAATTAAGAgtactaaattttttttgcaactttgttgggggggggggcatggccCCTGCTGGCCTCCCTTGCCTCCGCTACTGCCCGTACCTCAGCTGCTATCTGACCAGGAAAAGtggtactagagggaggtagaaaagtatctGTGGTTCTAGCTATATTTGTGGTGCcagatccagagttgtacatgactgagtacgcggctatacgtatagttttcaccctgcaggggttgtacacatgTACCCACTCGCCACGAATCCAGCCGGGAGCGACCCGACTttctccgaggcaccagtcaacgaaactaatggctacggcaccatcctgcTCCCGGTCTGGGGCGTGTCCTCCCGCAGTAGGTTGCCCGGGCTGTGAAGcaatctagaatggaatctctATGGATCCTGCGATCGAGGGTGATAGGGTCCCGCCctctccccctgacactgaTACACTATCCTCCTACAGGTATGAtgccgcgcatagctagctcgggctgggtcctCCCTcgtaaaggataagtggtgtgcacgtttgacatagtttcgtcactagggccacaaagtcaagtccttcatccaGCTGAGGTGAGCGTCTTCATCCACAGTAGCATTCCATCAACATGGTCTGCAATCGATACCCATCACAAGTATCGCCTCCTCAACTACTCCTCTACTAAAGTTCCCACCAGAACAGTCTGGCACCTGCCACAGGTGCTCGTCACCCATCACAAGTGCTCACATGATCGTACCCATCACACAATCCCCGGCTCTCGATCCGAAGATCAGGGaaaagggtccgctcgcccccgctgtaacctaatcaccaactcccgtatatgtggaggcaacttccagcaagcaaggactatcacATCATATATTTCGATACCCCAAAACTCactcatagtagcaatagcatacaACAAATCATTTCTAAGTATGGGAATCAAGGAATACGGTAaataaatggccatgcaagctTATCTCATCACACTCCATTTGGGAGCGCagcgtatctagcaagcaatgcctaataggtactTAATCGCGAATGGGCGTGAACTTGATAGGTCTTCGTGGTCTTCCTTGGTCTCTAGCGTCTTCTGGTCGTCCGGTACATCCTTCTGGGTCCTCCGGGTGTCGGGGTAGTCCTTctggatcttctggtcgtccgggACGTCGGTCAACTCCTTCTCGTCAGGACCTAGTCGTAATTACACGTAAATACAGGGGCCgaagtgcaagaatgcacaaaacaggctcaaataagatccaacatACAACAAAAACTATTCTAAcgcgtagatcatgattttagaagaattatgaaactagtttcatatttttcggagctccggttgaattactgtgaattttctaagattaaagtattttctggaattaataaatgattatcgTAAAAGGAAAAACACAGAGGTGACATGTGGCAGCGCTAGAGCGTGCCATGAGGcatgatgacgtcagcatgaTGTCACCATGACGTCAgctctgctgacgtcagcagtggACCCTGCTGATGTCAGCGTTGACTGAGTCAACATTGACAGTTGACTGGTCAACCGGGTCAGTGGGGTCCGCAAGTCAGTGGGCCCCATTGGTTAGTCTCTCATATAGACACTTACGAGTGGGACCCGCGTGTAAGGGTTaaaccagaaaaagaaaaagggaaaaggattGTTGGGCCGGAAGCGTTCCATCGGCCCAACTGAAGCTCGGCTTAGGCTCGTGGATCGGCTCAAGAAGCGGTTCGCAGGCCAGCTCGGCCTGCGGCTCGGGGAAAGGCCGGCTTCAGACTGGCTTGGTCCCTTGGCTCGTTGGGCCGGATGCGGCCCAATAGGCGGCGCACGCCCCCCTTCCCCCTCACTCTCTCGTCTCATTCGCTAGGTGGGCCTGTCGATCAGCGGTGGCTGCGGCAGCTGACACGCGGGGCCTGACGGTTGGTGACGGCGGGATCTGGTGTGGCTGGCCAGATCCCGTGCGGCTTGGCTGGGTGCGGCCACGCATGTGGGAGAagactggggcggcggcggcggagcagaggagctCGCCGACGGCGGTTTGGGTCCGGGCTCGGGTAGGCTCTGGGTCAGGGTTCTCCGGCGGCTCAAGGGTTTCCCGGGCGTGGGTTCCGGGctccccttcttctccagctTCGGTGTCGACGGCAACGGCGGCTCGGACGGAGATCCCCAGCAGGCTTCACGGCGGCGGAGCGTAGCTGTCTTCGGTGGCTATGGGGTTCGGCGTTGCGTCGAGGCTCCCTTCGATGGCAACGGCACTGAGACGGCTCACAGGCTTCTCCTCCCTAGGCAGCGGCGGCTCCTCCCATGGCGACTCGGTGGAGACAAGGGGTGCAGGGCTAGGTCATGGTGCAGCCGCAGATGGCTTGTGCGGATGGCGGAACAGAGCTTTCCCGGCGGCGGAGTAACCGCGACCGCAAGGCAAAGCGGAGGAGGGTTCGGGTGTCATGGTCACGGCAGCGTCGAGCACAGGCagaagtccggcggcggcgtgtctGCGAC comes from Panicum virgatum strain AP13 chromosome 4K, P.virgatum_v5, whole genome shotgun sequence and encodes:
- the LOC120702203 gene encoding zinc finger MYM-type protein 1-like; this encodes MVKLLASYDDEVKAVVLANAPGNAKYTSPDIQKEILDLMASNVQSAIRDEIGDAKFCLIVDESRDESRKEQMGIVVRFVDKDGFVRERFLELVHVRDTYSATLKQEICSVLSNHKLDVKSIRGQGYDGASNMRGEWNGLQAKFMEDCPYAYYVHCFAHQLQLALVAASKEVTDVHNFFEHLALVVNTVVSSSKRNDDLNANQVAEIEHLIELNELETGSGANQIGTLQRPGDTRWSSHFDSICSLLRLYKPTFLVLKDIATARGSGTSASGRAKAAGAVKLMMSFDFVFILHVMKELMGITNLLCKKLEQKSQDIVNAMDDVATTKKLIQNLRDHGWSSLISDVTSFCKKQDIAVLDLNAFYADYIRSRAQNELTVEHHYRYDIFTVAVDQQLHELNSMFSEQATELLVLCASLDPKDSFSSLKIDDVCLLASKFYPAYFSEQEMVNLRHQLQHYELYVPTDPRFQNLSNIADLCRRLKETGKSDDYYLIDRLYNTYYSHF